In the genome of Rhizobium sp. NXC24, one region contains:
- a CDS encoding OmpW family protein yields the protein MTSNDMVRAIIASAILGTVSTAQAADLTTPPSRPPIPAAADRNPWQMRLRALGVITTDSGRVDGLPGSDLSFSNTVVPEFDISYFFTDNIAAELILATTYAKVHGGGSISALGEIGKTWLLPPTLTLQYHFSDFGAFRPYVGAGLNYTLFYNQSGKSARSLDVKNTFGVALQAGFDYMINDHWGVNFDAKKIFLRPDFDANVGGAGVSGKARLDPWLLGAGVTYRF from the coding sequence ATGACTTCCAATGACATGGTACGGGCCATCATCGCTAGCGCAATATTGGGTACCGTGAGCACCGCGCAGGCTGCCGATCTGACGACACCGCCAAGTAGGCCTCCCATTCCTGCGGCAGCGGATAGAAACCCATGGCAGATGCGGCTGCGGGCGCTTGGTGTGATCACCACTGACTCTGGGCGCGTCGACGGATTGCCTGGTTCGGATCTTTCCTTTTCGAACACGGTCGTGCCGGAATTCGATATCTCGTATTTCTTCACCGACAATATCGCCGCCGAACTCATCCTGGCCACAACCTACGCCAAGGTCCATGGCGGAGGCTCGATTTCAGCGCTCGGTGAGATCGGCAAGACTTGGCTGCTGCCGCCAACGCTCACCCTACAATATCATTTCTCCGACTTTGGCGCTTTTCGGCCCTATGTCGGTGCCGGCCTCAACTATACGCTGTTTTACAACCAGTCAGGAAAAAGTGCTCGCAGCCTTGATGTCAAAAACACCTTCGGTGTCGCGCTCCAGGCCGGCTTCGACTATATGATCAACGACCACTGGGGTGTGAACTTCGACGCAAAAAAGATCTTCCTAAGGCCCGATTTCGACGCCAACGTCGGTGGCGCCGGTGTCAGCGGCAAGGCCAGGCTCGATCCATGGCTGCTTGGCGCGGGCGTAACCTATCGTTTCTAA
- the thiO gene encoding glycine oxidase ThiO: MRILVKGAGIAGLIVARELCARGAHVTVVDPHLGFGRSASWLAGGMLAPWCERESADERVMTLGKMAVEWWDAVVHGQVIRKGTLVVAPQRDSGELRRFAARTSGYEWLDEEGVAELDPALARRFRRGLFFQGEAHLDPRQALRALKELLSAEGVVFTDEDVSEDDFSDIVDCTGAARIGQSRNLRGVRGEMLYLHTEEVTLARPVRLLHPRFPVYIVPRGEGLFMVGATMIETEFDGPITARSMMELLNAAYALHPAFADATIVETGAGIRPALPDNFPRVMRDGKVTYLNGLYRHGFLLAPTMAAEAADLVFSERTTQRSFLCT; encoded by the coding sequence TTGCGGATTCTCGTTAAGGGCGCCGGAATTGCCGGCCTCATAGTAGCACGTGAACTTTGCGCGCGTGGCGCTCACGTAACAGTCGTCGACCCGCATCTTGGATTCGGGCGCTCTGCGTCCTGGCTCGCTGGCGGCATGCTGGCGCCCTGGTGCGAGCGGGAAAGCGCCGATGAGAGAGTAATGACGTTAGGGAAAATGGCCGTGGAATGGTGGGATGCCGTCGTGCATGGCCAAGTCATCCGTAAAGGGACACTGGTTGTCGCACCTCAACGGGATTCGGGCGAACTCCGCCGCTTTGCGGCCCGTACGTCTGGGTATGAATGGTTGGACGAAGAGGGTGTGGCCGAGCTTGATCCCGCCCTTGCACGGCGTTTTCGCAGAGGCCTGTTCTTCCAGGGCGAAGCGCATCTGGATCCTCGCCAGGCGCTGCGCGCGTTGAAAGAGCTGTTGTCGGCAGAGGGCGTCGTCTTTACCGACGAAGATGTGAGCGAAGACGATTTCTCCGATATCGTTGATTGCACCGGTGCTGCCCGCATCGGGCAAAGTCGCAATCTGCGCGGCGTGCGTGGCGAAATGCTCTATCTGCATACAGAGGAGGTCACGCTCGCCCGGCCCGTCCGCCTGCTGCATCCGCGCTTTCCCGTCTATATCGTCCCCCGCGGCGAGGGCCTGTTTATGGTCGGCGCGACGATGATCGAGACCGAATTCGACGGCCCGATCACTGCCCGCTCGATGATGGAACTGCTGAACGCAGCCTATGCGCTGCATCCAGCCTTTGCGGATGCTACTATCGTCGAAACCGGCGCCGGCATCCGCCCTGCCCTCCCCGACAATTTTCCGCGAGTAATGCGGGACGGCAAAGTCACATACCTCAACGGTCTTTATCGCCACGGTTTTCTGCTGGCGCCGACAATGGCGGCAGAAGCCGCCGATCTCGTCTTTTCCGAACGGACGACGCAAAGGAGTTTCCTATGCACCTGA
- the thiS gene encoding sulfur carrier protein ThiS has translation MHLIINGEAQTIAATTLSQLLAALDYEGDWLATAVNGELVHREDRDGHILADNDRIEILTPMQGG, from the coding sequence ATGCACCTGATCATTAATGGCGAAGCGCAGACGATCGCCGCCACGACGCTTTCGCAGCTTTTGGCCGCCCTCGACTACGAAGGCGACTGGCTGGCAACCGCCGTCAACGGCGAACTCGTTCATCGTGAGGATCGCGACGGACATATTCTGGCCGACAACGACAGGATCGAGATCCTGACACCCATGCAAGGAGGCTGA
- the hemN gene encoding oxygen-independent coproporphyrinogen III oxidase, with the protein MRSTLVEKYGDERLPRYTSYPTSPCFSTNVDDSTYENWLTTISREKAASLYVHIPFCPSICWYCGCHTTNARNGSIADYLRMLREEVRLVSARTAAPMRIAHLHFGGGTPTTIGPTIMFEFIELLRKHFEFTGLTEIALEIDPRTLDQEMATVLGEAGVHRASVGVQTFDPAVQRAINRIQSEEQTMEAVFQLRRARIASINFDLMYGLPNQTVQSCIETTKAAIAMAPDRFAVFGYAHVPSFKTHQRLIDEAALASARSRISQAKAISEYLVAAGYRRIGIDHFARPHDSLATAQTNGQLHRNFQGYTTDACETLIALGSSAIGRMPGGYVQNEVLPNRYAKRIASGRLATTKGWRLSAEDRLRASIIERLMCDFQVDIAALAVTYGFEPHALLKGNPRLSMLESDGVIENAGGIIRLREEGRFLIRAVAAAFDAYVRESPRCYSKTA; encoded by the coding sequence ATGCGATCGACACTTGTTGAAAAATACGGCGATGAGCGCCTGCCCCGCTACACCAGCTATCCGACGTCGCCGTGTTTCTCCACCAACGTTGACGATAGCACTTACGAGAATTGGCTGACGACTATCTCGCGGGAGAAAGCGGCATCGCTTTACGTCCACATACCATTTTGTCCATCGATATGCTGGTATTGCGGATGTCACACCACGAATGCGCGCAACGGCTCGATCGCCGACTACCTGCGAATGCTGCGCGAGGAAGTACGCCTCGTATCCGCAAGGACCGCGGCGCCGATGAGGATCGCCCATCTGCATTTTGGTGGAGGAACGCCAACGACCATTGGGCCGACGATAATGTTTGAGTTTATTGAGCTTCTGCGCAAACATTTCGAGTTCACAGGTTTGACCGAAATCGCGTTGGAGATCGATCCGAGGACGCTAGATCAAGAGATGGCGACTGTTCTCGGGGAAGCAGGGGTGCACCGCGCTAGTGTCGGGGTGCAGACCTTTGATCCGGCGGTCCAGAGGGCGATCAACCGCATCCAAAGCGAAGAACAGACAATGGAGGCGGTTTTTCAATTGCGGCGGGCGCGCATCGCCAGCATCAATTTCGATCTTATGTATGGCCTGCCAAACCAGACGGTTCAATCTTGCATCGAGACGACCAAGGCAGCGATCGCGATGGCGCCGGACCGTTTCGCAGTCTTCGGTTATGCGCATGTACCTTCCTTCAAGACGCATCAACGGCTGATCGACGAAGCCGCTCTCGCCAGTGCGCGAAGCCGTATTTCCCAGGCAAAGGCAATTTCGGAATACCTTGTTGCGGCGGGCTACCGCCGCATCGGGATCGATCATTTCGCCAGGCCGCACGACAGTTTGGCAACCGCGCAGACAAACGGGCAATTGCATCGCAATTTTCAGGGCTACACGACCGACGCCTGTGAGACGCTTATCGCCTTGGGTTCGTCGGCAATTGGCCGCATGCCAGGCGGCTATGTTCAAAACGAGGTACTTCCCAATCGTTATGCAAAGCGGATCGCATCCGGACGCTTGGCCACAACGAAAGGCTGGCGCTTGTCGGCCGAAGATCGCCTGCGGGCAAGTATCATCGAGCGCCTGATGTGCGACTTTCAGGTCGACATCGCGGCGTTGGCGGTCACATACGGTTTTGAGCCACACGCGCTTCTCAAAGGCAACCCCAGGCTCTCGATGCTCGAGAGCGACGGGGTAATCGAAAACGCGGGCGGCATCATTCGTTTGCGAGAAGAAGGGCGCTTTCTGATCCGCGCCGTTGCGGCCGCTTTCGATGCCTATGTGAGGGAATCGCCGCGTTGTTATAGCAAGACGGCCTGA
- a CDS encoding PAS domain S-box protein, with product MHTQGAGGLAWMFVRWRNRPIVAYSVAAATPFAILVPRLALSQFTSDDLSLLPFIPAILMVAIIGGVKPIALAAGMSLGADVLVQRLGDAADATVFELVSFGVAVLLIACLGEALQATRHAISEGEIALTARTAHLASILDKVPDATVITTRDGEIVSLNAALLRQFGYAEQELVGANLRLLMPDPYRAVLGTHMQRQLGTGKKQVIEDQVVVGRRKNGSTFPLKLTASQLESGGGLFFIGFLRDLTEREEAAAHQQRILAELARLARLSEMGEMASALAHELNEPLSAIANYACGCTKLLSGMNNNLPEGMRNALREIESQSLRAAKIIKHLREFVTTGDTEKSLENIRTLVEEAGVLALVGSRENGIRTVFEYVPGAEMVMVDRVQVEQVIINLMRNAIEAMRHVEHRELTIRTMPTQEGEVAVVVEDTGEGISEEIAAELFEPFVTTKPTGMGVGLAISKRIVEAHGGEMNVSKNAAGGATFQFTLPAYAEGQTCETD from the coding sequence ATGCATACACAAGGCGCTGGCGGGCTCGCTTGGATGTTTGTCCGGTGGCGGAACAGACCGATCGTCGCCTATAGTGTCGCCGCCGCTACTCCATTCGCCATTCTCGTACCGAGATTGGCCCTGTCGCAGTTCACGAGCGATGATCTTAGCCTATTGCCGTTCATTCCCGCTATTCTCATGGTCGCAATCATCGGCGGCGTAAAGCCAATCGCTCTAGCGGCGGGCATGTCGCTTGGCGCTGATGTCCTTGTTCAGCGGCTGGGCGATGCGGCTGACGCGACGGTCTTTGAACTGGTTTCCTTTGGCGTTGCAGTCCTTCTGATTGCTTGTCTGGGAGAGGCGTTACAGGCGACGAGACATGCCATCAGCGAGGGGGAGATTGCCCTCACAGCGCGCACTGCGCATCTGGCATCGATATTGGACAAAGTGCCCGATGCGACGGTGATCACGACCCGCGACGGTGAAATTGTTTCCCTCAACGCCGCCCTCTTGCGGCAGTTCGGGTATGCAGAACAAGAACTCGTTGGCGCGAACCTGCGACTGCTGATGCCTGATCCTTATCGCGCTGTCCTCGGCACCCATATGCAACGGCAACTTGGAACCGGCAAAAAGCAAGTCATCGAAGATCAAGTGGTTGTCGGACGCAGGAAGAACGGATCGACGTTTCCCCTCAAGTTAACCGCGAGCCAGCTGGAATCTGGTGGTGGCTTATTTTTCATCGGCTTCCTAAGAGACCTTACGGAGCGGGAAGAAGCTGCTGCTCACCAGCAGCGAATCCTGGCGGAATTGGCAAGATTGGCCCGCCTAAGCGAGATGGGCGAGATGGCATCCGCCCTTGCGCATGAGCTGAACGAACCGCTGTCGGCGATCGCAAATTATGCTTGCGGATGCACGAAGCTCTTGAGCGGCATGAACAACAATCTCCCAGAGGGCATGAGAAACGCTTTGCGGGAGATTGAAAGTCAGTCCCTTAGAGCGGCAAAGATTATCAAACATCTCAGAGAGTTCGTCACGACAGGTGATACGGAAAAGTCCCTCGAAAACATTCGCACGCTCGTGGAGGAAGCAGGCGTCCTTGCGCTTGTCGGTTCCCGAGAAAACGGCATTCGGACCGTATTCGAATACGTTCCCGGTGCCGAGATGGTGATGGTCGATCGTGTTCAGGTCGAACAGGTCATCATCAATTTGATGCGAAACGCCATAGAAGCTATGCGGCACGTCGAGCATCGTGAGCTTACGATTCGCACGATGCCCACGCAGGAGGGCGAAGTCGCCGTTGTCGTGGAAGACACCGGCGAAGGCATTTCGGAGGAAATTGCCGCGGAGCTCTTTGAGCCATTCGTCACAACAAAGCCAACTGGAATGGGTGTCGGCCTTGCGATCTCAAAACGTATTGTCGAGGCGCATGGAGGTGAGATGAACGTCTCGAAAAACGCGGCTGGCGGAGCTACTTTCCAGTTTACGCTTCCCGCCTATGCGGAAGGACAAACGTGTGAAACCGACTGA
- the fixJ gene encoding response regulator FixJ → MRKDKRVKPTDYTIHIVDDEEPVRKSFAFMLTMNGYAVKVHQSGALFLSFAPGIHNGILVTDLRMPEMSGIDLIRQLSVKKIAIPSIVISGHGDVPVAVEAMKAGAVDFIEKPCEDAVIIEAIERASDHLHVNDANADEVLAVQARVQTLSERERQVLLAVVAGLPNKSIAHDLNISRRTVEVHRARVMSKMRAKSLPHLVRMAVAVEIGPF, encoded by the coding sequence ATGCGGAAGGACAAACGTGTGAAACCGACTGACTATACGATCCATATTGTCGATGACGAAGAGCCGGTGCGCAAATCGTTTGCCTTCATGCTGACCATGAACGGCTATGCCGTCAAGGTGCATCAATCGGGAGCCTTGTTTCTCTCCTTTGCGCCGGGCATCCACAACGGAATTCTTGTTACGGATCTCAGAATGCCTGAAATGTCAGGTATTGATCTCATCCGTCAGCTTAGTGTGAAAAAAATCGCAATTCCGTCAATCGTGATCAGCGGACATGGCGATGTGCCGGTGGCAGTCGAGGCAATGAAAGCCGGTGCAGTCGACTTCATAGAGAAACCCTGCGAGGACGCCGTTATCATTGAGGCCATCGAACGAGCGTCGGACCATTTACATGTTAATGATGCTAACGCCGACGAGGTCCTCGCCGTTCAAGCGCGCGTCCAAACCTTGAGCGAGAGGGAGCGCCAAGTGCTTCTTGCCGTCGTGGCGGGCCTTCCGAACAAGTCGATCGCACATGATCTGAATATTAGCCGCCGCACGGTGGAGGTTCATCGCGCCCGCGTCATGTCGAAGATGCGAGCAAAAAGCCTCCCGCATCTCGTTCGTATGGCTGTTGCGGTGGAGATTGGACCCTTCTAG
- a CDS encoding helix-turn-helix domain-containing protein produces MQPKFMPAAQTWTTPTKIVGPQIAGAHLAVTYERGQEIYAQGGSADKCYRVSAGAVRVCRILPNGGRQVVSFHVAGEVFGFEAGAQHRYFAEALALTRIVAFGQGLAQQRHLPELFALALEAMERAQEHLLLIGRQSAIERVAAFLLDLCERLGGTRQFRLAMSRQDIADYLALTIETVSRAMSELKEESIISLRHARMVEIRKPDALRSLCGHIAGLS; encoded by the coding sequence ATGCAGCCGAAATTCATGCCCGCAGCACAGACTTGGACTACGCCAACGAAAATTGTGGGGCCGCAAATTGCAGGAGCGCACCTCGCCGTCACATATGAGCGAGGCCAAGAGATATACGCGCAGGGCGGGAGCGCCGATAAGTGCTATCGGGTTTCTGCCGGAGCTGTCCGGGTATGTCGCATTCTTCCGAACGGGGGGAGGCAGGTCGTTTCCTTCCATGTCGCGGGGGAAGTGTTCGGCTTCGAAGCTGGCGCTCAGCATCGTTATTTTGCCGAAGCGCTCGCCCTAACAAGAATAGTGGCTTTTGGACAGGGCCTTGCTCAGCAGCGGCATTTGCCGGAACTCTTTGCACTTGCTCTTGAAGCTATGGAACGTGCTCAGGAACACCTGCTGCTTATCGGACGGCAGTCTGCGATTGAACGGGTGGCGGCATTTTTGTTGGATCTCTGCGAGCGCCTGGGAGGCACTCGGCAGTTTAGATTGGCCATGTCGCGGCAGGACATTGCAGACTATCTCGCCTTGACGATCGAGACGGTATCGCGTGCCATGAGCGAGTTGAAGGAAGAAAGTATAATCAGCCTGCGACATGCGCGAATGGTCGAGATTAGGAAGCCTGATGCACTTCGTTCGCTCTGTGGCCATATTGCCGGACTATCTTAG
- a CDS encoding helix-turn-helix domain-containing protein, which yields MTQDLESYKSARGLVDTADPEVDKPIYRKPGFDGKVATLGDMEELISAFLKKTREAEGLSRADLAPMLGLSTPVYGRYERAFSKMTVTRMIHLCEILGFMPIDMLFEAAPHLWGRTPEEAEDRLTLDRIIRSLPSEATRDLVRLLKRMMPQDSGS from the coding sequence GTGACGCAAGATCTAGAAAGTTACAAAAGTGCGAGAGGCCTCGTAGATACCGCCGATCCGGAAGTCGACAAGCCGATCTACCGCAAGCCCGGTTTTGACGGGAAAGTTGCGACGTTAGGAGATATGGAAGAGCTGATCAGCGCATTCTTAAAAAAAACGCGCGAGGCCGAAGGCCTCTCTCGCGCGGATCTTGCGCCAATGCTCGGTCTGTCGACACCCGTTTACGGACGTTACGAGCGGGCGTTTTCAAAGATGACGGTCACCCGAATGATTCATCTCTGTGAAATTCTCGGCTTTATGCCCATAGATATGCTCTTTGAAGCGGCGCCCCATCTTTGGGGACGCACGCCTGAGGAAGCCGAGGATCGTCTCACTCTGGACCGAATTATCAGATCACTTCCAAGCGAGGCAACGCGCGATCTCGTTCGGCTGTTGAAGCGTATGATGCCTCAAGATAGCGGGAGCTAA
- the repC gene encoding plasmid replication protein RepC: protein MDDITTCQRPVGRKITPQRVEFRRLAKSAEIGMVTRAQLAVLAQNLTCTGLINGTESHLLLILINTAPADAFDTSGRPIVFKSNRQLAFEVGRSVGRISRMLSKLFDLGLITMQDSGNYKRYPVRNSDGDITDGCGVDLRILVLRYGELTRLVKDTRAEKKATEAALRRYRGALRNIRCALAGVADVGATMRQRVADRVERISNYIGIAAKASNRMLRRATVLLEWSMDRLMQLDPRPEDQLGAVKTTCLRGENGMQKQTTPPYQSERSSNVREGSAHFGQYSFPKASAASSSVSEETATPWRGSVSEREPQRQALIALRDVLRATPALAELGCTPKNFQEFVRLTPMLCRFAGISEDARRCAVEAMGEQQAAVAVAVTLEKANRREVSSPGGYLRAMAERAASGRLHLTRSVFGLAARRDLEESTRMAGQT from the coding sequence ATGGACGATATAACCACCTGCCAACGGCCGGTTGGCCGTAAGATAACGCCTCAAAGGGTCGAATTCCGGCGCTTGGCAAAATCGGCAGAAATCGGAATGGTGACACGTGCCCAATTGGCGGTGCTTGCTCAAAATCTGACCTGTACAGGGCTGATAAATGGAACGGAAAGCCATCTGTTGCTGATATTGATCAACACCGCCCCCGCCGATGCGTTCGATACGTCGGGGCGACCAATCGTGTTCAAATCGAACCGACAATTGGCGTTTGAGGTCGGGCGTTCGGTTGGTCGGATCAGTCGAATGCTTTCCAAGCTTTTCGATCTCGGTTTGATCACGATGCAGGACAGTGGAAACTATAAGCGATATCCCGTCAGAAACAGCGATGGCGACATAACGGATGGATGCGGGGTCGACCTTCGAATACTGGTCCTGCGATATGGCGAGCTTACTCGCCTCGTAAAAGATACCCGGGCGGAGAAGAAGGCGACCGAAGCCGCGTTACGACGATATCGCGGCGCCTTGCGCAATATTCGTTGTGCCCTCGCTGGTGTCGCTGATGTAGGTGCAACAATGCGCCAACGCGTTGCCGACCGCGTCGAGCGCATCAGCAACTATATCGGAATTGCTGCCAAAGCGTCCAACCGGATGCTGCGTCGTGCGACTGTCCTTCTGGAATGGTCTATGGACCGACTGATGCAGCTCGACCCGCGACCTGAAGACCAACTCGGCGCAGTGAAAACGACATGCTTGCGTGGCGAAAACGGCATGCAGAAACAGACTACACCCCCTTATCAATCAGAACGTAGTAGTAATGTTCGAGAGGGTTCGGCTCATTTCGGACAATACAGTTTTCCAAAAGCCAGCGCCGCCAGCAGCTCGGTTTCTGAAGAAACCGCAACGCCTTGGCGAGGCTCAGTCAGCGAGCGGGAGCCTCAGCGGCAGGCTCTAATCGCGCTTAGAGATGTCTTGCGGGCAACCCCGGCCCTCGCGGAGCTTGGATGCACTCCCAAGAACTTTCAGGAGTTTGTTCGGCTGACTCCGATGCTATGCCGCTTCGCCGGCATCTCAGAGGATGCCCGCCGCTGCGCCGTGGAAGCAATGGGCGAACAGCAAGCAGCAGTGGCGGTGGCAGTTACTCTTGAAAAAGCAAATCGGCGGGAAGTCAGTTCGCCTGGCGGATATCTGCGCGCAATGGCCGAGCGCGCAGCCTCGGGCAGATTGCATCTTACCCGCTCGGTCTTCGGCCTGGCGGCTCGCCGCGACCTTGAGGAAAGCACTCGAATGGCCGGGCAAACTTGA
- a CDS encoding protein psiB, with product MKNIVYVLESDTARFGAVELQDGSSIAPIYDLIGSRLIEMIRFDDMHSLFVDEEALRDGLTAFTIFDGYPKPLAGKIVLVGGDGGQPYRPPLITIADAAARFQCCRPVLDPVFATAGDMTPKGLIVAGALANLQVRIDRRSPVLEESDDRGLIQ from the coding sequence ATGAAAAATATCGTGTACGTGTTAGAGTCGGACACCGCCCGTTTTGGGGCGGTTGAGCTTCAGGATGGAAGCAGCATTGCTCCGATCTATGACTTGATTGGTAGCAGGCTGATCGAGATGATCCGCTTTGACGATATGCACTCGCTATTCGTAGACGAAGAAGCGTTGCGTGATGGGCTGACCGCCTTTACGATCTTTGATGGCTATCCAAAGCCTCTGGCGGGGAAAATTGTCCTTGTGGGAGGCGATGGCGGACAACCTTATCGTCCCCCTTTGATCACGATTGCGGATGCGGCGGCACGTTTCCAATGTTGCCGGCCGGTGCTCGATCCAGTCTTTGCTACGGCTGGCGACATGACGCCAAAGGGTCTTATAGTTGCCGGGGCACTGGCAAACTTGCAAGTCCGTATTGATCGTCGCTCTCCCGTGCTCGAAGAGAGCGACGATCGCGGTTTGATACAATAA
- a CDS encoding helix-turn-helix transcriptional regulator, with product MAGPSLKQWIKELGLQQVVDPRIDKPVYRKPFDGRIALSAELEEQICTSLRGARDRRKLPRSKLAPLLGLSEQVYGRYENKVSRLTVCRLIHLCEVLDATPEEIIAPAAPHLWGGTEAKAVLLLASIEKLRTLDEETLRDVFSLLSRIETCGKNDGQTVGDPECRNAVEFAIAKQIIGSK from the coding sequence ATGGCAGGTCCATCTTTGAAGCAATGGATTAAAGAACTCGGTTTGCAGCAGGTCGTCGACCCACGCATAGACAAACCAGTCTATCGGAAGCCCTTTGACGGGCGAATTGCGCTTAGCGCCGAACTGGAAGAACAGATCTGCACCAGTCTTCGTGGCGCCCGCGACAGACGAAAACTGCCTCGGTCGAAACTTGCGCCCTTGCTTGGGCTCAGCGAACAGGTTTATGGCCGCTACGAAAATAAAGTCTCCCGTCTGACGGTATGCCGGCTTATTCATCTCTGTGAGGTTCTGGACGCCACTCCGGAGGAAATTATCGCGCCGGCAGCACCCCACCTCTGGGGCGGGACTGAAGCCAAAGCGGTTCTGCTATTGGCCTCAATCGAAAAGTTGCGGACCTTGGACGAAGAAACTTTGCGAGATGTTTTCAGCTTGTTAAGTCGCATAGAGACTTGCGGCAAAAATGATGGCCAGACAGTCGGCGACCCTGAATGCCGCAATGCTGTCGAATTCGCAATTGCAAAGCAAATTATCGGCAGCAAATGA
- a CDS encoding DUF982 domain-containing protein, which translates to MTLQWWTLPVTIETRRAGKYLTIDSTEKAAEYMLAEWPGNQTGKLFDRAKQALIDAHDRKISADAARRAFLAAAEEAGIPFFNQC; encoded by the coding sequence ATGACACTACAATGGTGGACGCTGCCAGTGACGATCGAAACGCGCCGGGCCGGCAAATATCTTACCATCGACAGTACGGAAAAGGCAGCAGAATACATGTTGGCGGAGTGGCCAGGAAACCAAACCGGCAAATTATTCGACCGAGCCAAACAAGCACTCATTGATGCGCATGATCGCAAAATCTCTGCCGACGCAGCGCGGCGGGCGTTCTTGGCTGCAGCCGAAGAAGCTGGGATCCCCTTCTTTAATCAATGCTGA
- a CDS encoding LysR family transcriptional regulator, with translation MRFKGLDLNLLVALDALMTERNLTAAARSINLSQPAMSAAVGRLRVYFEDELFTMNGRELVLTPRAEGLVSAVREALLHIQLSIISWEPFDPFQSDRRFRIILSDFLTLVFMEKVVKRAAREAPGVSFEFLPLADDYDELLRRGEVDFIILPEVFMPTGHPRAKLFEERLVCVGCGRNQELSQPLTFDRYMSMGHVAAKFGNSRRPSIEEWYLLEHGFKRRIEVVVQGFSMIPPVLSNTNRIATVPLRLAQHFANVLPLRIMDLPLPLPPFTEAVQWPALQNSDPASLWMRGILLQEASRLALPPAEH, from the coding sequence ATGCGTTTCAAAGGACTGGACTTAAATCTTCTCGTAGCGCTCGACGCATTGATGACCGAGCGTAACCTGACGGCCGCGGCACGCAGCATCAATCTCAGCCAGCCTGCAATGAGCGCTGCTGTCGGCCGATTGCGTGTCTATTTCGAGGATGAACTGTTTACGATGAATGGTCGCGAACTTGTCCTGACGCCCCGCGCCGAGGGGCTCGTTTCGGCCGTCCGCGAAGCCTTGCTCCATATTCAGCTTTCCATCATTTCCTGGGAACCGTTTGATCCCTTTCAATCGGATCGCCGTTTCAGGATCATTCTTTCCGATTTCCTCACGCTCGTGTTTATGGAAAAGGTCGTGAAACGTGCTGCGCGGGAAGCTCCAGGCGTGAGCTTCGAATTCCTGCCCCTCGCGGATGATTACGACGAGCTTCTGCGCCGTGGCGAAGTCGATTTTATCATTCTTCCGGAAGTGTTCATGCCAACTGGACATCCTCGAGCGAAACTGTTTGAGGAGAGACTCGTATGCGTAGGCTGTGGCAGGAACCAAGAGCTATCACAGCCGCTTACCTTCGACAGATACATGTCCATGGGGCACGTCGCGGCCAAATTCGGGAATTCACGAAGACCGTCAATCGAAGAATGGTATTTGCTCGAACATGGTTTCAAGAGACGTATCGAGGTGGTCGTGCAGGGCTTCAGCATGATCCCGCCGGTTCTGTCCAATACCAATCGCATAGCGACCGTGCCATTGCGACTGGCGCAACATTTCGCAAACGTTTTGCCTCTTCGGATCATGGACCTTCCACTGCCACTTCCCCCATTCACAGAAGCCGTGCAATGGCCCGCGCTTCAAAATAGTGATCCGGCGAGCCTGTGGATGCGCGGGATCTTATTACAGGAAGCATCGCGCCTTGCCCTTCCACCCGCAGAGCATTGA